A window of the Coprobacter fastidiosus genome harbors these coding sequences:
- the rplL gene encoding 50S ribosomal protein L7/L12: MADLKAFAEQLVNLTVKEVNELAQILKDEYGIEPAAAAVAVAAPAAAGAAAEEKTSFDVVLKAAGANKLAIVKLVKELTGLGLKEAKDLVDGAPSNLKEGLAKAEAEALKKQLEEAGAEVELK; the protein is encoded by the coding sequence ATGGCAGATTTGAAAGCTTTTGCAGAACAATTAGTAAACCTGACCGTAAAAGAAGTAAACGAACTTGCTCAAATTTTGAAAGACGAGTACGGTATTGAACCTGCTGCTGCAGCTGTTGCTGTTGCTGCTCCTGCCGCTGCTGGTGCAGCTGCTGAAGAAAAGACATCTTTTGATGTTGTTTTGAAAGCCGCTGGTGCTAACAAGTTGGCTATTGTTAAATTAGTAAAAGAATTGACCGGTCTTGGTTTGAAAGAAGCTAAAGATCTGGTTGACGGTGCTCCTAGCAACTTGAAAGAAGGTTTGGCTAAAGCCGAAGCTGAAGCATTGAAAAAACAATTAGAAGAAGCTGGAGCTGAAGTTGAACTTAAATAG
- the rplJ gene encoding 50S ribosomal protein L10, producing the protein MKKEDKSTVIEQIAATLKEYSHFYLTETSALNAEKTSALRRECFKNDIKMLVVKNALLHKAMESLETDYSPLYDCLKGSTTIMFSNTGNAPAKLIKEFKKNSDLLGFKAAYVEESFYGADQLDALVAIKSKNELIADVIALLQSPAKNVVSALQSSGSTIHGVLQTLSER; encoded by the coding sequence ATGAAAAAGGAAGATAAAAGCACAGTAATAGAACAGATCGCAGCCACACTCAAGGAATACAGTCATTTTTATCTGACGGAAACATCCGCTCTGAATGCAGAAAAGACTAGTGCATTGAGACGTGAATGTTTTAAGAATGATATCAAAATGCTGGTCGTAAAAAATGCGTTGTTGCATAAGGCGATGGAAAGTCTTGAAACAGATTATAGCCCGCTTTACGACTGTTTGAAAGGCTCTACGACCATAATGTTCTCTAATACAGGTAATGCTCCTGCAAAATTGATCAAGGAGTTTAAGAAAAACTCTGATCTTCTTGGTTTCAAAGCTGCTTATGTTGAAGAAAGCTTCTATGGGGCTGATCAACTTGATGCATTAGTTGCTATTAAGAGTAAAAATGAACTTATCGCTGATGTTATCGCTCTGTTACAATCGCCTGCGAAGAACGTTGTATCGGCACTTCAATCAAGCGGTTCTACAATACATGGAGTATTGCAAACTCTATCAGAAAGATAA
- the rplA gene encoding 50S ribosomal protein L1, which yields MGKLTKNQKLALDKIEAGKAYSLSEASALVKEITFTKFDSSVDVDVRLGVDPRKANQMVRGVVSLPHGTGKQTRVLVLCTPDQEADAKAAGADYVGLDEYIEKIKGGWTDIDVIITMPAIMGKIGALGRVLGPRGLMPNPKSGTVTNEIGKAVKEVKQGKIDFKVDKNGIVHASVGKVSFSAEQIRDNAREFISALIKLKPTAAKGTYVKSVYLSSTMSPGIKIDPKSIDEI from the coding sequence ATGGGTAAACTGACAAAAAATCAAAAGTTAGCTTTAGACAAAATTGAAGCAGGGAAGGCCTATTCACTCAGCGAAGCTTCAGCTTTGGTAAAGGAAATTACTTTTACGAAGTTCGATTCTTCTGTTGATGTTGATGTTCGTTTAGGCGTTGACCCACGTAAAGCTAACCAGATGGTGAGAGGCGTTGTTTCTCTTCCTCATGGAACCGGAAAGCAAACTCGGGTATTAGTACTTTGTACTCCCGATCAGGAAGCTGATGCTAAAGCCGCCGGTGCCGACTATGTTGGGTTAGATGAATATATTGAAAAGATCAAAGGTGGTTGGACTGATATTGACGTGATCATCACTATGCCTGCTATTATGGGTAAAATCGGTGCTTTAGGTCGTGTGTTAGGTCCGAGAGGCTTGATGCCTAACCCTAAAAGCGGAACTGTTACCAATGAGATCGGAAAAGCGGTTAAAGAGGTAAAACAAGGTAAGATTGATTTCAAAGTAGATAAGAACGGTATTGTACATGCTTCTGTAGGAAAAGTTTCTTTCTCTGCCGAGCAAATTCGTGACAATGCGAGAGAGTTTATTTCAGCTTTGATAAAATTGAAACCGACAGCTGCTAAAGGCACATATGTTAAGAGTGTTTATCTTTCAAGTACAATGAGTCCGGGTATTAAGATCGATCCGAAATCAATTGATGAGATTTAA
- the rplK gene encoding 50S ribosomal protein L11 codes for MAKEIAGQIKLQIKGGAANPSPPVGPALGSKGINIMEFCKQFNARTQDKAGKVLPVVITYYSDKSFDFIVKTPPVAIQLLEAAKVKSGSAEPNRKKVASITWDQVKAIAEDKMVDLNCFTLESAMTMVAGTARSMGITVNGEFPVNN; via the coding sequence ATGGCTAAAGAAATTGCTGGACAGATCAAATTACAGATTAAAGGAGGTGCAGCAAACCCATCTCCCCCTGTAGGCCCTGCATTGGGTTCTAAAGGGATTAATATTATGGAGTTTTGCAAGCAATTCAATGCCCGCACTCAAGACAAAGCCGGAAAGGTATTGCCTGTTGTAATTACTTATTACAGTGACAAATCTTTCGATTTTATCGTTAAGACTCCTCCTGTTGCCATTCAATTGCTCGAAGCAGCAAAAGTAAAGAGTGGATCGGCAGAGCCTAATCGTAAAAAAGTGGCTTCGATTACTTGGGATCAGGTCAAAGCAATTGCTGAAGACAAAATGGTCGATTTGAACTGTTTTACTTTAGAATCAGCGATGACGATGGTTGCTGGTACAGCTAGAAGTATGGGTATAACCGTAAATGGGGAATTCCCGGTAAATAATTAA
- the nusG gene encoding transcription termination/antitermination protein NusG has product MSEQKRGWYVLRAISGKENKVKEYLDAEIKNTDLGDYVSQVLIPTEKVYSVRNGKKITKEKNLYPGYVFVEALLVGEVSHRLRNTTNVIGFLGGTTNPDPLRPAEVSRMLGAVDELQESGEELNIPYFVGETVKVNYGPFNGFSGVIEEVNNEKKKLKVMVKIFGRKTPLELGFMQVEKE; this is encoded by the coding sequence ATGTCTGAACAAAAAAGAGGATGGTACGTTTTGCGTGCCATTAGTGGTAAAGAGAACAAGGTCAAAGAATATCTTGATGCAGAAATCAAGAATACTGATCTTGGTGATTACGTGTCTCAGGTTTTGATCCCAACCGAAAAGGTTTATTCTGTTCGTAATGGAAAAAAGATCACAAAAGAAAAAAATCTTTATCCGGGATATGTTTTTGTTGAGGCACTTCTTGTAGGAGAGGTGTCACATCGTTTGCGTAATACTACCAACGTTATCGGTTTTTTGGGAGGGACTACGAATCCCGATCCTTTGAGACCTGCGGAGGTTAGCCGGATGTTGGGTGCTGTAGATGAACTTCAGGAAAGTGGGGAAGAGTTGAATATTCCTTATTTTGTGGGAGAGACCGTAAAAGTAAATTATGGTCCGTTCAATGGTTTCAGCGGCGTGATCGAAGAAGTAAATAACGAAAAGAAGAAGCTGAAAGTTATGGTGAAAATATTCGGGCGTAAAACACCGCTCGAATTGGGTTTTATGCAAGTAGAGAAGGAGTAG
- the secE gene encoding preprotein translocase subunit SecE, giving the protein MKKILANIKESYNELVYKVSWPTKSELSNSAVVVMFASLIIAIVVFAMDQCFDHIMQFIYNKMF; this is encoded by the coding sequence ATGAAAAAGATACTTGCAAATATAAAAGAGTCTTATAACGAATTGGTTTATAAGGTATCTTGGCCGACCAAATCCGAGTTGAGCAATAGCGCTGTAGTTGTCATGTTTGCTTCCCTAATTATAGCTATAGTGGTATTTGCGATGGACCAGTGTTTTGACCATATCATGCAGTTCATTTATAATAAAATGTTCTAA
- the tuf gene encoding elongation factor Tu gives MAKEQFQRTKPHVNIGTIGHVDHGKTTLTAAITTVLAKKGLSELKSFDQIDNAPEEKERGITINTSHVEYETEKRHYAHVDCPGHADYVKNMVTGAAQMDGAIIVVAATDGPMPQTREHILLARQVNVPRLVVFLNKCDMVDDEEMLELVEMEMRELLSAYEYDGDNTPIIRGSALGALNGEPQWEEKVMELMNAVDEWIPLPPRDIDKPFLMPVEDVFSITGRGTVATGRIETGVIKVGDEVQIIGLGADGKKSVVTGVEMFRKLLDQGEAGDNVGLLLRGIDKNEIKRGMVICHPGQITPHSKFKAQVYILKKEEGGRHTPFHNKYRPQFYIRTLDVTGEITLPEGTEMVMPGDHVTITVELIYPVAINVGLRFAIREGGRTVGSGQITEILD, from the coding sequence ATGGCTAAAGAACAGTTTCAACGGACAAAGCCTCATGTTAACATTGGTACTATCGGTCATGTTGACCACGGTAAAACCACTTTAACTGCTGCTATCACTACAGTGTTGGCAAAAAAAGGTCTTTCAGAATTGAAGTCTTTCGATCAGATCGACAATGCTCCTGAAGAAAAAGAAAGAGGTATTACTATTAATACTTCACATGTAGAATACGAAACAGAAAAACGTCACTATGCGCACGTTGACTGTCCGGGTCACGCAGACTATGTAAAAAACATGGTTACTGGTGCTGCTCAGATGGATGGTGCTATCATTGTTGTTGCTGCAACTGATGGTCCTATGCCTCAGACTCGTGAACACATCTTGTTGGCTCGTCAGGTAAACGTTCCTCGTTTGGTTGTATTTTTGAATAAATGCGATATGGTTGACGACGAAGAGATGCTTGAACTTGTAGAAATGGAGATGAGAGAGTTGTTGTCTGCTTATGAATATGATGGAGACAATACTCCTATTATCCGCGGTTCTGCACTTGGAGCATTGAACGGAGAACCACAATGGGAAGAAAAAGTAATGGAATTGATGAACGCCGTAGATGAATGGATTCCTCTGCCTCCGCGTGATATCGATAAACCATTCTTGATGCCGGTTGAAGATGTATTCTCTATTACAGGTCGTGGTACTGTAGCTACTGGTCGTATTGAAACTGGTGTTATCAAAGTTGGTGACGAAGTTCAAATTATCGGTTTAGGTGCAGATGGTAAAAAATCTGTAGTTACCGGTGTTGAAATGTTCCGTAAACTTCTTGATCAGGGAGAAGCTGGTGACAACGTAGGTTTGTTACTTCGCGGTATCGATAAGAATGAAATCAAACGTGGTATGGTAATTTGCCATCCGGGACAGATTACGCCTCATTCTAAATTTAAAGCTCAAGTTTATATCTTGAAAAAAGAAGAAGGTGGTCGTCATACACCGTTCCATAACAAATACCGTCCTCAGTTCTATATTCGTACATTAGACGTAACCGGTGAAATTACTTTGCCGGAAGGAACTGAAATGGTTATGCCTGGTGACCACGTTACAATTACGGTAGAATTGATCTATCCGGTTGCTATCAATGTAGGTTTGCGTTTCGCTATTCGTGAAGGTGGACGTACAGTTGGTTCTGGTCAGATTACTGAAATCCTTGACTAA
- the hpf gene encoding ribosome hibernation-promoting factor, HPF/YfiA family — MKISIQSIHFDASAQLESFIQKKVAKLGQYCDDIMSAEVVLKVVKPETAQNKEASIKLLVPKSDDIFSSKVADTFEEAVDVAVDALVKQLQKMKEKMRAK; from the coding sequence ATGAAAATTAGTATTCAATCGATTCATTTTGATGCTTCGGCACAGCTCGAAAGTTTTATTCAGAAAAAAGTTGCGAAATTGGGTCAGTACTGTGACGATATTATGTCTGCAGAAGTTGTTTTGAAAGTTGTTAAGCCCGAGACCGCTCAAAATAAAGAGGCTTCTATCAAATTGTTGGTTCCGAAGTCTGACGACATTTTCTCAAGTAAAGTTGCAGATACGTTTGAGGAAGCTGTAGATGTGGCTGTAGACGCTTTGGTAAAGCAGTTGCAGAAAATGAAAGAAAAAATGAGAGCTAAATAA
- the rpsU gene encoding 30S ribosomal protein S21, whose protein sequence is MIVVPVKEGENIEKALKKFKRKFEKTGVIKELRNRQAFEKPSVANRKKIMRAIYIQKLQQVEE, encoded by the coding sequence ATGATAGTAGTTCCAGTAAAAGAAGGCGAAAACATTGAAAAGGCATTGAAGAAATTCAAAAGAAAATTTGAGAAAACCGGTGTGATTAAAGAACTTAGAAACAGACAGGCATTTGAAAAACCTTCGGTTGCTAATCGTAAAAAAATAATGCGCGCCATTTATATTCAGAAATTGCAACAAGTAGAGGAATAA
- a CDS encoding aminopeptidase P family protein produces the protein MTKNPTLERVKALRQIMNEQQISAFIIPGTDPHLSEYSADHWKARGWISGFNGSAGTAVVTEKQAGLWTDSRYFLQAGIQLEGSDFILFKDGLPETPSIQKWLVDTLPSGSVIGIDGSMFSYSEAQQLKHYFEDKGFSLISDFTPFEKIWDDRPSIPNDPIFVYPEKYSGESTESKISRILNKIKAEGANAILLAALDEIAWFLNIRGTDVPCNPVGICFSYISEKERILFVNAQKINKDTAEYLQENDIKIAQYEKIYDFLKNLSGSETIFIDPRKINYSLVNAISSGQKIIFGNSPITWEKSLKNKTEIAGFKDAMIRDGVALVHFFRWLESHVKDGNVTEITISEKLREYRSQQALYVGESFSTIAGFNAHGAIVHYSATPETNATLKPEGFLLIDSGAQYLDGTTDITRTIALGKLSAKQKRDFTLVLKGHIGIATCRFPQGTRGTQIDILARRFLWNEGQNYLHGTGHGIGHFLNVHEGPQNIRLEENPTPLTPGMVTSNEPGVYIAGEYGIRTENLTLVVEDRETDFGKFYKFETLTLFPIDKNAIDKALLTKEEIEWLDNYHQTVFEKLSPALDSEAKEWLKKATDKL, from the coding sequence ATGACTAAAAATCCAACTTTAGAACGAGTAAAAGCTCTTCGGCAAATAATGAACGAACAGCAAATATCGGCTTTTATCATTCCGGGAACCGATCCCCACTTAAGCGAATACAGTGCAGACCATTGGAAAGCTCGCGGATGGATATCAGGATTCAACGGATCGGCCGGGACTGCTGTCGTAACAGAAAAGCAGGCCGGGCTATGGACAGATTCCCGTTATTTCCTCCAAGCAGGAATTCAACTTGAAGGAAGCGATTTCATCCTTTTTAAAGATGGGCTGCCCGAAACTCCATCAATTCAAAAATGGCTGGTCGATACATTACCTTCAGGGTCTGTAATCGGAATAGACGGATCGATGTTTTCGTACAGCGAAGCTCAACAATTAAAACACTATTTCGAAGATAAAGGATTTTCTCTAATCTCAGATTTCACTCCATTTGAGAAAATCTGGGATGACCGACCTTCAATTCCGAACGATCCTATATTCGTGTATCCTGAGAAATATAGCGGGGAATCTACCGAAAGCAAAATATCCAGAATATTAAATAAGATAAAAGCAGAAGGCGCTAATGCCATCCTGTTAGCAGCATTAGATGAAATTGCTTGGTTTTTAAATATTAGAGGAACGGATGTTCCATGCAATCCTGTAGGAATTTGTTTCTCTTATATCTCGGAAAAAGAACGGATATTATTTGTCAATGCCCAAAAGATCAATAAAGACACGGCTGAATACCTACAAGAAAACGACATTAAAATCGCCCAATACGAAAAAATTTATGATTTTTTAAAAAACCTTTCCGGATCGGAAACTATATTTATAGACCCTCGAAAGATCAATTATAGTCTGGTCAATGCTATCTCAAGCGGACAAAAAATCATTTTCGGCAATTCCCCTATTACTTGGGAAAAAAGCTTGAAAAATAAAACCGAAATAGCGGGATTTAAAGATGCGATGATACGAGACGGAGTCGCATTAGTTCATTTTTTCCGGTGGTTAGAATCTCATGTGAAAGACGGGAATGTTACAGAAATCACAATCAGCGAGAAACTAAGAGAATATCGTTCCCAGCAAGCCCTTTACGTTGGAGAAAGTTTTTCCACAATAGCAGGGTTCAATGCCCACGGAGCCATTGTGCATTATAGCGCTACTCCCGAAACAAATGCAACTCTGAAACCGGAAGGCTTCCTATTAATAGACTCCGGAGCTCAGTATCTCGACGGAACAACCGATATTACCCGCACTATTGCTTTGGGGAAACTGAGTGCAAAACAAAAAAGAGATTTCACATTAGTGTTAAAAGGCCATATCGGCATTGCGACATGTCGGTTTCCTCAAGGAACAAGAGGTACACAAATAGATATTCTGGCAAGACGATTTCTTTGGAACGAAGGGCAGAATTATCTTCACGGGACGGGTCATGGCATCGGACATTTTCTTAATGTGCACGAAGGTCCTCAAAACATCCGCTTAGAAGAGAATCCCACACCTTTGACTCCGGGTATGGTTACATCTAATGAACCGGGTGTTTACATTGCCGGAGAATACGGTATTCGCACCGAAAACTTAACTTTGGTCGTTGAAGATCGTGAAACAGATTTCGGTAAGTTCTACAAATTCGAGACACTTACGCTTTTCCCGATAGATAAGAATGCCATAGACAAAGCTTTATTAACAAAGGAAGAAATAGAATGGCTGGATAACTACCATCAAACTGTATTCGAAAAACTGAGTCCGGCATTGGACAGTGAAGCAAAAGAATGGTTGAAAAAAGCAACAGATAAACTTTAA
- a CDS encoding gamma carbonic anhydrase family protein, whose protein sequence is MALIKSVRGYTPKIGNNCFLADNATLIGDVVLGNDCSIWFNAVLRGDVNSIHIGNRVNIQDGSVLHTLYQKSTIEIGNDVSIGHNVTIHGATIKDGALIGMGSVILDHAIVGEGAIVAAGSVVLSKTEIKPGELWGGAPAKFIKMVDPEQSKEINQKIAKNYLMYSDWYKTDGQSNK, encoded by the coding sequence ATGGCTCTTATAAAAAGCGTTCGGGGGTACACCCCCAAAATCGGAAACAATTGTTTCTTAGCAGATAATGCGACCCTTATAGGCGATGTTGTTTTAGGCAACGATTGCAGTATATGGTTCAACGCGGTTTTACGGGGAGACGTAAATTCCATTCATATCGGTAACCGGGTAAATATTCAAGACGGATCGGTACTTCACACTCTTTACCAAAAATCGACAATAGAAATCGGGAATGACGTCTCAATCGGACACAACGTCACCATACACGGAGCTACGATAAAAGACGGTGCTCTTATAGGTATGGGATCGGTGATACTCGATCATGCCATAGTGGGCGAAGGAGCTATTGTCGCCGCAGGGTCTGTTGTCTTAAGCAAAACAGAAATAAAACCGGGTGAATTATGGGGAGGTGCACCCGCTAAATTTATAAAAATGGTAGATCCTGAACAATCAAAAGAAATCAATCAAAAAATTGCAAAAAATTACTTGATGTATTCTGATTGGTATAAAACCGACGGGCAATCAAACAAGTAA
- the radC gene encoding RadC family protein, with translation MMKMRDKMVITDWALEDRPREKMLLKGIRSLSNAELIAILIGSGNRRETAVELSQRILNNMGNSLNRLGKVSVQDLTGQFEGIGEAKAISIIAALELGRRRKSEDVLTRRKITCSRDVYDLMYASMVDLPQEEFWIVLLNAANTVLDIIRISQGGTAATLVDVKLVLKPAILQQASSIMLCHNHPSNNATPSQADYELTAKIVSAASFLDIRVLDHLIICESGYYSFADEGRL, from the coding sequence ATGATGAAAATGAGAGATAAAATGGTGATAACCGATTGGGCTTTGGAAGATAGACCTCGGGAAAAAATGCTTTTAAAGGGCATTCGCTCATTATCGAATGCCGAACTGATCGCAATTTTGATAGGTTCGGGAAATAGGAGGGAAACTGCGGTGGAATTATCGCAACGTATTTTGAATAATATGGGGAATAGTCTGAACCGTTTGGGAAAAGTTTCTGTACAAGACCTTACCGGACAATTTGAGGGTATAGGAGAAGCTAAAGCTATCAGCATTATTGCTGCATTAGAGTTAGGGCGTAGGAGGAAAAGTGAGGATGTCTTGACAAGGCGCAAGATAACTTGTAGCAGGGATGTTTATGATTTGATGTATGCGTCTATGGTAGACTTGCCTCAGGAAGAATTTTGGATTGTGCTGTTAAATGCAGCTAATACGGTTTTGGATATTATCCGTATCAGTCAAGGAGGAACGGCTGCAACCTTGGTCGATGTCAAATTGGTTCTTAAACCTGCGATTTTGCAGCAAGCATCCTCGATAATGTTATGCCACAATCACCCTTCTAACAATGCTACTCCGAGTCAGGCGGATTATGAGTTGACTGCTAAGATTGTTTCTGCAGCGTCTTTTTTAGATATTCGGGTTCTCGACCATCTGATTATTTGTGAAAGCGGGTATTATAGTTTTGCTGATGAAGGACGTTTATAA
- a CDS encoding UDP-glucuronic acid decarboxylase family protein: MKKRILVTGGAGFIGSHLCERLLDEGNEVICLDNFFTGSKENIVHLLKNPYFEVIRHDITTPYYLETDQIYNLACPASPIHYQYDPIQTIKASILGSINVLGIAKKTGARVLQASTSEVYGDPQIHPQVESYWGNVNPIGIRSCYDEGKRCAETLFMDYHRCNNVDIRIIRIFNTYGPNMHPQDGRVVSNFIVQALQGKDLTIYGNGLQTRSFQYVSDLVEGMIRMMENENFIGPVNLGNPGEFTMLELAEKVIRLTGSKSKLVFMPLPADDPTQRKPDISLAKEKLKWKPTIALEDGLKETIEYFKRIL; this comes from the coding sequence ATGAAAAAGAGAATATTAGTTACCGGAGGAGCCGGATTCATCGGTTCTCACTTATGTGAACGACTTTTAGACGAAGGCAATGAAGTAATATGTCTGGATAACTTTTTTACAGGGAGTAAAGAAAATATCGTTCATTTATTGAAAAATCCCTATTTCGAAGTCATTCGCCACGACATCACAACGCCTTATTATCTCGAAACCGACCAAATATACAATCTGGCTTGTCCGGCATCTCCCATACATTACCAATATGACCCTATTCAAACAATAAAAGCTTCTATATTAGGCTCTATAAATGTATTGGGAATTGCAAAAAAGACCGGAGCACGGGTCTTACAAGCCTCTACAAGCGAAGTTTACGGAGATCCCCAAATACATCCGCAAGTAGAAAGTTATTGGGGAAATGTCAATCCTATTGGTATTCGTTCTTGTTATGATGAAGGTAAACGCTGTGCCGAAACCTTATTTATGGATTATCACAGATGTAACAATGTGGATATTCGTATAATCCGTATATTCAACACCTACGGACCGAATATGCACCCGCAAGACGGTCGAGTAGTTTCTAATTTTATCGTCCAAGCTTTACAAGGAAAAGATTTGACAATTTACGGAAACGGATTGCAAACCCGCAGTTTTCAATACGTAAGCGATTTGGTAGAAGGCATGATTCGAATGATGGAAAATGAAAACTTTATCGGACCTGTCAATCTTGGAAATCCGGGAGAATTTACTATGCTCGAATTAGCAGAAAAGGTCATTCGCCTCACCGGGTCGAAATCAAAACTGGTATTCATGCCTCTTCCGGCAGATGACCCTACTCAAAGAAAACCCGATATCTCTTTGGCCAAAGAAAAGCTGAAGTGGAAACCAACAATTGCTTTAGAAGATGGTCTAAAAGAAACTATCGAATATTTCAAACGAATTCTATAA